The region ATACTCACCTCAATAAGTCCCTGCCCGTTGACCGCGAACATCGCCGCGATTTCATATATCGGAGGGAGAATCGACAAGCCCTCGAAGGTTCTACTCGGCGGCTTGCTCTACACCCTCGGAAGGATAATCGTCTATCTCGGCCTCGGCATCGCGATAGTCTATGGCGCGACATCGATCCCGGGGCTTTCGTTTAAATTGCAAAGCATTATGGAACCGGTGCTCGGGCCGCTTTTCATCGTTGTAGGCCTTCTTCTGCTGGGGCTTTTTACATTCAATATCGGCGGCAAGGGCATGAGCGACAAAATGCGCGTGCGCATCGATAAGATGGGCATTTGGGGAGCGATTCCGTTGGGAATAATCCTCGGGCTGGCGTTCTGCCCGGTGTCGGCGGCGCTTTTTTTCGGCTCGCTGATCCCGCTCGCAATCGAGCGCGGCGACCCGATAATCCTGCCGTCGCTTTACGGCCTCGGCACCGGTGCGCCGGTGATAGTTTTCGCATTCCTGTTCGCGTTCGCAGCGCACAGAGTCGCGGCGGCATACAAAAAAATAACATCGGCGGAGATTTGGATCCGGCGCATTACCGGCGCGATACTCATGCTTTTGGGATTATACTTGACGGCAAAATATTTCTTGCTTTAAAGGAAATCGCACCCGCCGAATCG is a window of bacterium DNA encoding:
- a CDS encoding sulfite exporter TauE/SafE family protein; its protein translation is MIELLLAALSAFWLGILTSISPCPLTANIAAISYIGGRIDKPSKVLLGGLLYTLGRIIVYLGLGIAIVYGATSIPGLSFKLQSIMEPVLGPLFIVVGLLLLGLFTFNIGGKGMSDKMRVRIDKMGIWGAIPLGIILGLAFCPVSAALFFGSLIPLAIERGDPIILPSLYGLGTGAPVIVFAFLFAFAAHRVAAAYKKITSAEIWIRRITGAILMLLGLYLTAKYFLL